A part of Acipenser ruthenus chromosome 12, fAciRut3.2 maternal haplotype, whole genome shotgun sequence genomic DNA contains:
- the LOC131740130 gene encoding flavin-containing monooxygenase 5-like, whose protein sequence is MGRRIAVIGAGATGLTCIKSCLDEGLEPVCFERSKDIGGLWRFKEEAEAERASIYHSVIINTSKEMMCYSDFPIPDHFPNYMHNSRILEYFRMYAQHFDLTRHVRFQTAVRSVKKRLDFSRSGQWEVVSVSSAGQEQSETFDGVMVCTGHHTHPHMPLHDFPGIEKFGGQYFHSRDYKSPQEFQGKRVLVIGIGNSGGDIAVEMSGVAEQVFLSTRRGSWVLSRVSDNGFPVDMMYNTRITALLRKYLPSSLLNWIGERKINTRFDHSLYGLQPEHRLFSQHPMVNDDLPNRILSGRVQVKPNVSEFRSASVVFQDGSVEDRIDVVVFATGYTFSFPFLDDSVLAVADNQVSLYKYVFPPALERPTLAVIGLIQPLGAIMPISELQARWATRVFAELQKLPPEKTMLKDIENKKKAMAKRYVLSQRHTIQVDYIPYMDELAAQLGVRPRLGWLLLRDMRLGLQLLLGPCTPYQYRLCGPGQWAGARRAILTQWDRVAKPLRTRVLPETPRPSTVPLLLKLSAACLLCTAASLYIHRYPPLFIQNPPPFIQRFVPNLG, encoded by the exons ATGGGGCGGCGGATAGCTGTGATCGGGGCCGGAGCCACGGGGCTCACCTGCATTAAGAGCTGTTTGGACGAGGGGCTGGAGCCGGTCTGCTTCGAACGCAGCAAGGACATCGGGGGGCTCTGGAGGTTCAAG GAGGAAGCGGAGGCTGAGCGAGCCAGTATCTACCACTCGGTCATCATCAACACCTCCAAAGAGATGATGTGCTACAGCGACTTCCCCATTCCTGATCACTTTCCCAACTACATGCACAACTCCCGCATCCTGGAATACTTCCGCATGTACGCCCAGCACTTTGACCTGACGCGCCACGTTCGCTTCCAG ACCGCAGTGCGCAGTGTGAAGAAGCGTCTGGATTTCTCCCGCTCGGGACAGTGGGAGGTGGTGAGTGTGAGCAGTGCGGGGCAGGAGCAATCGGAAACCTTCGACGGGGTGATGGTCTGCACTGGACACCACACCCACCCCCACATGCCTCTGCACGACTTCCCAG GGATCGAGAAGTTCGGAGGGCAGTATTTCCACAGTCGGGATTACAAGAGTCCCCAAGAATTCCAGGGGAAGAGGGTCCTGGTGATTGGGATTGGGAATTCGGGAGGCGACATTGCTGTGGAGATGAGCGGAGTCGCAGAGCAG GTGTTCTTGAGCACGAGGCGAGGCTCCTGGGTGCTGAGTCGTGTCTCAGATAACGGGTTCCCTGTCGATATGATGTACAACACACGCATCACGGCCCTGCTGAGGAAATACCTGCCTTCCAGCCTCCTGAACTGGATCGGGGAGAGGAAGATCAACACCCGCTTTGACCACAGTCTGTACGGACTCCAGCCCGAGCACAG GCTCTTCAGCCAGCATCCCATGGTGAACGACGATCTCCCAAACCGCATCCTCTCAGGGAGGGTTCAGGTCAAACCCAACGTGAGCGAGTTCAGGAGTGCGAGTGTGGTGTTCCAGGACGGGAGCGTGGAGGACAGAATCGACGTGGTGGTCTTCGCCACGGGATACACCTTCTCCTTCCCCTTCCTCGACGACTCTGTCCTCGCTGTGGCCGACAACCAGGTGTCTCTGTACAAGTACGTGTTCCCTCCTGCCTTGGAGCGCCCCACACTGGCTGTCATTGGACTCATCCAGCCTCTAGGAGCCATCATGCCCATCTCGGAGCTGCAGGCGCGGTGGGCAACGCGGGTCTTTGCAG AATTACAAAAGCTGCCACCGGAGAAAACTATGCTGAAGGACATTGAGAATAAGAAAAAGGCGATGGCCAAAAG GTACGTGCTGTCCCAGCGCCACACCATCCAGGTGGACTATATCCCCTACATGGATGAGCTGGCTGCACAGCTGGGCGTGCGCCCCAGGCTGGGCTGGCTGCTGCTCAGGGACATGAGGCTGGGTCTGCAGTTGCTGTTGGGACCCTGCACCCCATACCAGTACCGCCTCTGTGGGCCGGGGCAGTGGGCCGGGGCTCGCCGTGCCATCCTCACGCAGTGGGACCGCGTCGCCAAGCCGCTGAGAACACGTGTGCTCCCGGAAACACCCCGCCCCTCCACGGTGCCTCTGCTGCTCAAACTGTCTGCTGCCTGCCTGCTGTGCACTGCAGCTTCCCTTTACATCCACCGCTACCCTCCCCTCTTTATCCAGAACCCTCCCCCCTTTATCCAGAGATTTGTACCCAACttagggtga